The following coding sequences are from one Virgibacillus necropolis window:
- a CDS encoding BglG family transcription antiterminator: MTLSKRSIFILNQLLNAPSHVNPEELQTKLQVSKRTVYYDVQQINDWLEDHQLNPINRHYGKGIYLDENTKKQLPRFLYEIEGRHYHLSTDERLAWITVLLLSHKKKYFSNDFAETLEVSRSTVTHDIAKLRKELSPLGLEVLSTKKGGYTIAGGEKDKRQAFVRYYSELYTLQGWERLSSEVVESLDGPAVDNNIQGVTGTLPFLFPIVKQWVTEAEKLIHVSYTDEMHDNLAIKSVIICKRLKNGDQITLEDEEKEALSQTEEYKVARHIANRLSMHMDIEWPEDEICFLTMNLLGAKVNTSKLPDETVQELGQLKQVIRALVSEFQNRAYVIFEDRGQLEEQLFIHLKPTYYRMKYGVFVENLLTPEIKQNYGEVFDITKKVVHHLEKLVGQSLSNDETAYIAMHFGGWLSKHNKQITPKKKGIVVCENGVGTSNILRSQLDTLFSSIEIVQSVSYRSYINGNFDDIDYVFSTKPTPDNPKVIPVSPILDDAEKERLFKQIQQESDQKRKHPLYPEDLIAVVQQHADIKNLEGLTFDLKQILNHNHTSIREFRKPMLNEVLSENSIQQTKKVQSWKEAIRIAAQPLKEQEYIEDTYIKAMIENVEESGPYIVIAPKIAVPHARPEAGVQKMAMSLLTIEEGVYFSDSEDHFVQMVIVLAAVDNDTHLKALSQLTELISDQNRVDEIIQATDKKTIINLINQVSI, encoded by the coding sequence ATGACTTTAAGTAAAAGAAGCATCTTTATCCTTAACCAACTTTTGAATGCACCTTCACATGTAAACCCCGAGGAACTACAGACAAAATTACAGGTATCCAAACGGACGGTTTATTATGATGTGCAGCAAATCAATGACTGGTTGGAAGATCATCAGTTGAATCCGATAAACAGGCATTACGGTAAAGGTATTTATCTTGATGAAAACACAAAAAAACAGTTACCTCGTTTTCTGTATGAAATCGAGGGACGGCATTACCATCTGTCGACAGATGAGCGTCTAGCATGGATAACCGTTTTATTGCTTAGCCACAAGAAAAAGTATTTTTCAAATGACTTCGCAGAAACGCTAGAGGTTAGCAGAAGCACTGTCACCCATGACATTGCTAAACTTAGAAAAGAGCTTTCGCCGCTCGGGCTCGAAGTGTTGTCTACCAAGAAGGGTGGCTACACTATTGCTGGAGGCGAGAAAGATAAACGACAGGCATTTGTACGTTATTATTCTGAATTGTATACGCTTCAGGGTTGGGAGCGGCTGTCCTCTGAAGTTGTTGAATCGTTGGATGGTCCTGCTGTTGATAACAACATCCAGGGTGTTACAGGCACCTTACCTTTCTTGTTCCCAATTGTGAAGCAATGGGTGACAGAAGCGGAAAAACTAATTCATGTTAGCTACACGGATGAAATGCATGATAATTTAGCGATTAAATCGGTAATTATTTGTAAGCGTTTAAAAAATGGTGATCAGATTACCCTTGAGGATGAAGAAAAGGAAGCGCTTAGCCAAACCGAAGAATATAAAGTTGCACGACATATTGCAAATCGACTTAGTATGCATATGGACATTGAATGGCCGGAAGATGAAATTTGTTTTTTAACAATGAATTTGTTAGGTGCAAAAGTAAATACGTCAAAATTGCCAGACGAAACTGTCCAGGAGCTCGGACAATTAAAACAGGTTATTCGAGCATTAGTTTCCGAATTTCAAAATCGTGCTTACGTGATTTTCGAGGATAGAGGGCAATTGGAAGAGCAGTTATTTATCCATTTGAAACCTACGTATTATCGAATGAAATACGGTGTTTTTGTGGAAAATCTACTTACTCCAGAAATCAAGCAAAACTATGGAGAAGTTTTTGATATTACAAAAAAAGTGGTTCATCACTTAGAAAAGCTAGTAGGTCAATCGTTGAGTAATGATGAAACAGCCTATATTGCTATGCACTTTGGGGGATGGTTAAGTAAACATAACAAACAAATTACTCCAAAGAAAAAGGGTATTGTAGTCTGCGAGAACGGTGTGGGTACTTCGAATATCCTAAGGTCACAACTCGATACGTTGTTTTCATCAATTGAGATTGTACAAAGCGTTTCTTATAGAAGTTATATCAATGGTAACTTTGATGATATTGATTATGTTTTTTCAACAAAGCCAACCCCAGACAATCCTAAAGTCATTCCGGTTAGTCCGATATTGGATGATGCAGAAAAAGAGCGGTTATTTAAACAAATTCAACAGGAATCTGACCAGAAAAGAAAACATCCTCTTTACCCAGAGGACCTTATAGCTGTTGTTCAACAACATGCAGATATAAAAAATTTAGAAGGTTTAACATTCGATTTAAAACAAATTTTGAATCACAATCACACAAGTATAAGGGAGTTCAGAAAGCCAATGCTTAACGAAGTTCTATCAGAAAATAGCATTCAACAAACAAAGAAGGTACAGAGTTGGAAAGAAGCGATTAGAATTGCTGCACAGCCTTTGAAAGAACAGGAATATATTGAAGACACCTATATCAAAGCGATGATTGAAAATGTGGAAGAAAGCGGTCCCTATATTGTGATTGCTCCTAAAATAGCTGTCCCACACGCCCGACCTGAGGCAGGAGTCCAGAAGATGGCTATGAGTTTATTAACAATTGAAGAGGGAGTCTATTTTTCAGATAGTGAAGACCATTTTGTGCAAATGGTAATTGTCCTTGCGGCAGTGGATAATGACACTCACTTAAAAGCATTGTCGCAATTAACAGAGTTAATTTCAGATCAAAACAGGGTGGATGAAATAATTCAA